Sequence from the Miscanthus floridulus cultivar M001 chromosome 16, ASM1932011v1, whole genome shotgun sequence genome:
AATTGAATTTGTGAAGTGAATTACATCTTAAGTGTTGAGTGCAGTAGCGTTTAGCTCATATAATATTGTGAGCCCACGTGGCCAGATGATAGGCAAGAGTGTTTGGTGCAGATTTCATTGTTTAAAAGATATGATTGTTATCATGTCATGAAATCAAATTCATTCTTTAGTGACTTTCTTATTTTAGACAAAGTTCTTGTATCCTCATTCATGTGAGAAATGGATATTCAAATCAAttggaagagattggagaaaaTACAAGGCAACATTAAAAAAGACACTATTTAATCCAAAGAAGAAAAGGTCTGTTTTGAACAAGTGTTGTCCAGATGATATTGTTGAAGCTGAATGGAAGGCCCTAGTAGGATACTGGAAGTCCGAAGAAGGAAAAGTAAGGCACCACTATTTACACTGTTTGGTATTTTTTACTATCATCGTCTACTATTGTTGATTTCTACATGTATAATGGTTCATTATTTAATAATTTACTTTTCTTGTAGACCCTTAGTGAAAAGAACAAAATAAGTCATGAAATGAGGAAGACAACTCATGCAGCAGGTACAAAGAGTTATGCTCGTTGGTCTGAGGACATGGTGAGTACATCTTCTCGTAAAAAATTATATAtgattcttcttgcttttcctTTACTACTATTTTTGCAGAGGCAAGCTGATCCTGAAAAAAAACAGCCACATAGAGCAAAGGTTTATCTAGCCACTCACAGGAAAAGGGGAAAAGGGATAAATGAGCCAGTGGTGTGCTACATGCACATGGGAACTTTTTTGCAATATATAATTATTTCTGTTTTCTGATGTCTGGATTTCATTGTTGTAGGTTCAATTGGAAAATCTCCTAGACACACAACCAGAGTTAGCACAAAATAGTGAGGGCGGAGTTGCATGGGGAGGTGATGCATTACATCAGGTGTTGGGAGAAGAAAAAGCTAGACAAGTGCACGGCATGGGATTGCTTCCGGTTCCTAAACAAGTTTATGGTCGAAAAACACACCATTTTAAGGACATTAATATAGTTTCACTAGATGGCTCATCATCTGATGTAGAGGTTCACATGTTGGAGGAAATAAGGCAACTCAAAGAGCATTCTAGAATGCAAGACAAAGTTATCGAAGAACTAAAAAACAATCAGAGGCACAATGAGAACCAAGAAGCAACAATGGTAAGAATGTACAGCTTAATTTTGTAACTCTGTATTGAAATGCGTTATTCAAACTTTATATCTTTTCTAGGGAAATTGTGCTAGGAGTGATCACAACAATTCTCAGAATCAAGTACTGAATTCTAAAAGAAAGGTATTTGCACTATTTTCCATGTTTTCACCTAAACTAATATTTTGGCTTTAATATCCTTTCAAAATTTTAGAGAGTCCAGTGTGGTGCACCCAACCAGAATGAGGGATTCCTCAAACATAGGGATGAATTGGTAAAGTCACCCTTGCTTGTGAATTTAATGCTTATGCATCCATAAAAGATTTTTATAACAGCTAATGCTACTGTCTTTTCTATTTACTAGAATAAAGTAACATGTGAGTTTGAATTTAGTGATGATGACAATGTACTTTTATCTGGAGAAAAGGTTATCAACTGGTTTCTTGTATTTAAGAACAACAATATACTCTTAGTTTAGTACATGTTAATATTTTACCTACTAATTATCATTTGAACGATTTTGAATTGGAATCAGTGCCAAAGTGATAATAATGACAAGGAAGTAGAAGAAGCAGAAGCACAGGCAATATTTGAACGACACCTCCATAATGATTTTGCACCAACAGAGGTACACTATTTCAATGTACCATTGAATAAAATATATTAGACTTGTAATGCTAGTTATTTAAGATGTCTATAATAGTGTATAAATACAATTGCCTTTCTCTTCCGTTCAGTTTGATTCTTGTCAAAGGAGTTCCGCCACAAGTAGAATAATACCAAAGAAACAAAAGGTATCTATGAACCACACTTTGCTATAATTATAGTAGATTTTGTGTCTTATTATTTTGTACTTTCATTTGACATGTGTAAGGGACATCACGGAGGGCTTGTAGATACTAGAACCATTGCACACTAGGAGGTGGCTCATGACAAGGCTACAAGCTACAGGCGCCAAACACCTAAACGACTTTCTCTAATGAAGGTAGTTGAACATATCACTTGTTCTAAATGCATGATCACGATGTACAACTAAAGGGTTGCTGGTCACTAAGAGATTATGTCAAATTAATGTAGGTTGGGTCCACAGTGCTACTAATGACTTTGAAATATCCTAATAAGGCTAATGTGGCATATGCAACTCTCTTGAGCACTAATCCAGAAGCCCTAGTTGGTGGAGTTAAGATAGGAAGTCAATTCTACAAAGTGCGTATCAATCATCCTATAACAAAAGATGAGCCATTAGTGAGGCCTATGCTTGGGTGCGACAAT
This genomic interval carries:
- the LOC136510940 gene encoding uncharacterized protein, with the translated sequence MAVDNWTINLECDGAPEGERHVKTEMDRDVICYWNLIDLIKDHGYSSVDYLYYKRKDSLVVLEQDPEVMKMLNECESKKMVSLFVTKDRLATLAPTKSNKEPSKSKQKKTKGRGGTKKKKALNLMHTEALYANEVEQRDDENQNTSADGDKEPKKRKGTVLTHVWDLLDGDRIVVRCNKLGQPIGKEGGLLGQFLGTIARNGGYCPVGAKDRRKVKKDYGETIIQFVQTKFLYPHSCEKWIFKSIGRDWRKYKATLKKTLFNPKKKRSVLNKCCPDDIVEAEWKALVGYWKSEEGKTLSEKNKISHEMRKTTHAAGTKSYARWSEDMRQADPEKKQPHRAKVYLATHRKRGKGINEPVVQLENLLDTQPELAQNSEGGVAWGGDALHQVLGEEKARQVHGMGLLPVPKQVYGRKTHHFKDINIVSLDGSSSDVEVHMLEEIRQLKEHSRMQDKVIEELKNNQRHNENQEATMGNCARSDHNNSQNQVLNSKRKRVQCGAPNQNEGFLKHRDELNKVTCEFEFSDDDNVLLSGEKVINWFLVFKNNNILLV